One genomic segment of Mytilus trossulus isolate FHL-02 chromosome 4, PNRI_Mtr1.1.1.hap1, whole genome shotgun sequence includes these proteins:
- the LOC134714446 gene encoding zwei Ig domain protein zig-8-like, translating to MDMLCEISYYLWIIIPWIIQVLGRNGPVIPPKFLPVPRHITVHRGETAMLECTVENLGTKKVTWRKIPYITPITTGEQLFAQDNRFQAKHISWKQQWNLSIKNVQLHDAGVYECQVSVRGLMLRQNITLSVIDAILPRKAEIRISGTEFPEKGSSIKLFCNATGTPNPPDDIQWFKDGEKLFSDPYEKIYIKKHYARNAGVLTSSLEIKSSKLDDNGTYICRATSHSQDDLITKMKVNVLSAGSNYAKRGTLNHTTRPESVDPRDAARFLSSTAGLICTVLFLQVILHVGVLS from the exons GTAGGAACGGTCCTGTAATACCACCAAAGTTTTTACCTGTACCCAGACATATAACCGTCCACAGAGGGGAGACTGCAATGTTAGAATGTACTGTAGAAAACCTAGGAACTAAAAAA GTTACATGGAGGAAAATTCCTTATATAACGCCAATAACAACTGGTGAACAACTATTTGCTCAAGACAATAGATTCCAGGCCAAACATATCTCATGGAAACAACAGTGGAATTTAAGTATCAAAAATGTACAGTTACATGATGCAGGGGTGTATGAATGTCAAGTTAGTGTGCGAGGGCTGATGCTCCGACAGAATATAACTTTATCTGTGATAG ATGCAATATTACCGAGAAAAgcag aaaTAAGAATATCCGGAacggagtttccagaaaaaggAAGTTCTATAAAACTATTTTGTAATGCCACGGGTACTCCGAACCCTCCCGATGATATTCAATGGTTTAAAGACGGAGAAAAACTTTTTTCAGACccatatgaaaaaatatacattaaaaagcATTATGCACGTAATGCTGGTGTATTAACTAGttctttagaaataaaaagttcGAAACTTGACGACAATGGGACCTACATCTGTCGAGCCACAAGTCACAGTCAAGATGACCTTATTACTAAGATGAAGGTCAATGTGTTAAGTG CTGGTTCCAACTATGCAAAAAGAG GTACACTTAACCACACAACAAGGCCAGAAAGTGTAGACCCTCGTGATGCAGCCAGATTTTTAAGTTCAACAGCTGGATTAATTTGTACTGTCCTATTCCTTCAAGTTATATTACACGTTGGTGTGTTATCATGA